The genomic DNA TCGCGAAAGTTCCCATCGACGACTTCGTTCGCGATAGTCTCCCATTAACGATGTTTCACGGAACCACCATTCTCGCCGTGCGTCACGGCGGCAAGATCGTAGTCGCGGGCGACGGACAGGTGAGCCTCGGCGACACGGCCTTGAAGCACACCGCGCGCAAGGTTCGGAAGCTCTACGGCGACCGGGTCATCGCCGGGTTCGCGGGCGCCACCGCGGACGCGTTCACCCTGTTCGAGAAATTCGAGGGCAAGCTCGAGCAGCACGGCGGGGTGTTCAAGCGCGCGGCGGTGGAGCTGGCCAAGGAGTGGCGCACGGACCGGATGCTGCGCCGGCTGGAAGCGCTGATGATCGTCGCCGACGTCGAGGCGTCGCTCCTGGTGTCGGGCAACGGCGACGTGGTGGAGCCCGATGACGGCGTCATCGCGGTCGGGTCCGGCGGGAACTACGCGCTGGCGGCGGCCCGCGCCCTGGTCGAGCACAGCTCGCTCGATGCCCGCGTCATCGCCGAGGAGGCGATGAAGGTGGCCGCGACGATCTGCGTCTATACCAACGGTAATCTGACCATCGAGGAACTGCCCTGACCTCGCGTGGGCGGCAAGGGCGGCCTTCCCAGCACGGATCCCATGAAAGACGAAAGCCGACAGTTTAGCGTGCGCGCGCCCGACGGAGAGGCGCTGACGCCGGTCATGACGCCGCGCGAGATCGTTTCGGAGCTCGACCGCTACATCGTCGGGCAGCGCGACGCCAAGCGCGCCGTGGCCGTGGCCGTGCGCAACCGTTGGCGGCGGCAACTGGTGCCGGCGGAGTTGCGCGACGAGATCGCCCCCAAGAACATCATCATGATCGGCCCCACGGGGGTGGGCAAGACGGAGATCTCCCGCAGGCTGGCCAAGTTGGCGCAGGCGCCGTTCATCAAGGTGGAGGCGTCGAAGTTCACCGAGGTGGGCTACGTCGGGCGCGACGTGGAATCCATCATCCGCGATCTCATGGACCTGTCCGTGAAGATGGTGCGGGAAGAGGAGCAGGAAAAGGTCCAGGTCAAGGCGCGGGACCTGGCGGAGGAGCGGGTCCTGGACCTGCTGCTGCCGGAGCCGCAGGCGCCGGACAGCGGGAGCGCCGGGGAAAGCGCCGAAGGCGCCGAAAGCCCGGTGGAGCGGCCCTCGCCCGCTACTCGCGAGAAGCTCCGGCGGATGCTCCGGGCCGGCAAGCTCGACGACCGCTCCGTCGACATCGAGCTGACCCAGAACATGACGCCGATGATCGAGGTGCTGACGCCGCAGGGCATGGAGGAGATGGAGTCCAACATCAAGGAGATGTTCTCCAACCTCCTTCCCAAACAGACCAAGCGCAAGACCGTGAAGATCCCCGAGGCCATGAAGCTGCTCACCCAGGAGGAAGCGGCCGGGCTCGTGGACATGGAGACGGTGGTGGGCGAGGCCACCCGCCGGGTGGAGCAGTCGGGCATCGTGTTCATCGACGAGATCGACAAGATCGCCGGCCGGGAAACCGTGCACGGCCCCGACGTCTCCCGGGAAGGGGTCCAGCGTGACCTGCTTCCCATGGTGGAGGGCTCGACGGTGAGCTCGAAGTACGGGCTGGTGCGCACCGACCACATCCTGTTCATCGCCTCCGGCGCGTTCCACAACTCCAAGCCGTCGGACCTGATCCCGGAGTTCCAGGGGCGGTTCCCGATCCGCGTGGAGCTCAGTTCCCTGGACAAGAACGACTTCGTGCGCATCCTGACCGAGCCCAAGAACGCGCTCATCCGGCAGTACGTGGCGCTCCTGGAGACCGAGAAGGTCCACCTGTGTTTCGGGGACGACGCCATCGAGGAGATCGCCCGCATCAGCGCCGAGGCCAACGAGAAGATGGAGAACATCGGCGCGCGCCGGCTGCACACCATCCTGGAGAAGCTGCTGGACGAGATCTCCTTCACGGCCCCGGAGATGCCGGGCCGTGAAGTGCGCATCGACGCCGCCTACGTCGGCGAGCGTCTCGAGGCCATTCTGAAGGACCAGGATCTGTCGCGGTACATTCTGTAGGCCCCACGGTATCGGAGTGGCGCAAGTGGAAGATTTCATCGGCAAGGCGGAAGTGCTGCTGGAAGCGCTCCCGTTCATCAAGCGTTTCTACGGCAAGACGTTCGTGGTCAAGTACGGCGGCGCGGCCATGGTGGACGAGACGCTCAAGCAGAGCTTCGCCCAGGACATCGTGCTGCTCAAGTACGTGGGCATCAACGTGGTGGTGGTGCACGGCGGCGGCCCCCAGATCAACGAGACCCTGAGGAAGATGGGCATCGAGAGCCGCTACGTGCGCGGCATGCGCGTCACCGACTCGGAAACCATCGACATCATCGAGATGGTGCTGGTGGGCAAGGTCAACAAGGAGATCGTCGCGCTCATCAACCAGCACGGCGGCGCCGCCGTGGGTCTCAGCGGCAAGGACGGGCAGCTCATCCTGGCGCGCAAGATGAACGTGACCGTGCCGGGCGACGGCGAGAGCACGGAGATCATCGACATCGGCATGGTGGGGGAGATCGTGCGGGTGGACCCCACGGTGATCCGCTCGCTGGAGGGCAACCGTTTCATCCCGGTGATCGCGCCGGTGGGCGTGGGCGAGATGGGAGAAACCTACAACATCAACGCCGACCTGGTGGCCGGCCGCGTGGCCGCGGCCCTGGGCGCCGAGAAGCTCATCCTCCTCACCGACGTCGAGGGCGTGCGCGACCGCGAGGGGAGCCTGATCAGCACCCTCACCATCGCGGAGTCCACGGACCTCATCCGGAAGGACGTGATTTCTTCCGGCATGATCCCCAAGGTCGAGTGCTGCGTGGACGCCCTCAACGGCGGCGTGGTCAAGACCCACATCATCGACGGCCGGGACCGCCACGCGGTGCTGTTGGAAATCTTCACGGAGCAGGGGGTCGGCACGGAGGTGATTCGGGACTAACCGCGCCACACGCGCGGCAAGACCAAGCTGAGGGTCGGACGCATCATGTCAAACCTGGATGTACAACAACTCACCGACGCGCACGTGATGAACACCTACGCGCGCTTCCCCATCGCGCTGGTGCGGGGCGAAGGCGTGCGGGTGTGGGACGCGGACGGCAAGGCCTACCTGGACTTCGTCGCCGGCATCGCCGTGAACAGCCTGGGACACTGCCACCACGCCGTCGCCAAGGCGGTGTCCGAGCAGGT from Deltaproteobacteria bacterium includes the following:
- the hslV gene encoding ATP-dependent protease subunit HslV gives rise to the protein MFHGTTILAVRHGGKIVVAGDGQVSLGDTALKHTARKVRKLYGDRVIAGFAGATADAFTLFEKFEGKLEQHGGVFKRAAVELAKEWRTDRMLRRLEALMIVADVEASLLVSGNGDVVEPDDGVIAVGSGGNYALAAARALVEHSSLDARVIAEEAMKVAATICVYTNGNLTIEELP
- the hslU gene encoding ATP-dependent protease ATPase subunit HslU, whose amino-acid sequence is MTPREIVSELDRYIVGQRDAKRAVAVAVRNRWRRQLVPAELRDEIAPKNIIMIGPTGVGKTEISRRLAKLAQAPFIKVEASKFTEVGYVGRDVESIIRDLMDLSVKMVREEEQEKVQVKARDLAEERVLDLLLPEPQAPDSGSAGESAEGAESPVERPSPATREKLRRMLRAGKLDDRSVDIELTQNMTPMIEVLTPQGMEEMESNIKEMFSNLLPKQTKRKTVKIPEAMKLLTQEEAAGLVDMETVVGEATRRVEQSGIVFIDEIDKIAGRETVHGPDVSREGVQRDLLPMVEGSTVSSKYGLVRTDHILFIASGAFHNSKPSDLIPEFQGRFPIRVELSSLDKNDFVRILTEPKNALIRQYVALLETEKVHLCFGDDAIEEIARISAEANEKMENIGARRLHTILEKLLDEISFTAPEMPGREVRIDAAYVGERLEAILKDQDLSRYIL
- the argB gene encoding acetylglutamate kinase translates to MEDFIGKAEVLLEALPFIKRFYGKTFVVKYGGAAMVDETLKQSFAQDIVLLKYVGINVVVVHGGGPQINETLRKMGIESRYVRGMRVTDSETIDIIEMVLVGKVNKEIVALINQHGGAAVGLSGKDGQLILARKMNVTVPGDGESTEIIDIGMVGEIVRVDPTVIRSLEGNRFIPVIAPVGVGEMGETYNINADLVAGRVAAALGAEKLILLTDVEGVRDREGSLISTLTIAESTDLIRKDVISSGMIPKVECCVDALNGGVVKTHIIDGRDRHAVLLEIFTEQGVGTEVIRD